A region from the Flavobacterium enshiense genome encodes:
- a CDS encoding HAD family hydrolase → MIDTIIFDFGNVFINLSQEAPFDHMRKIGLACWNEDLDSLNKRYEKGKIDEFQFFTEFQRYIPNKELDEIREAWNAILLDFPLYRLEFLQRLSKKYRLFLLSNTDKTHIEKFEHKVGMTFCREFYQCFEKVYFSYEIGLRKPDPEVFNYIINRHDLNPKKTLFVDDNKHHTEVAANLGLHVWNLQVGQEDVVDLFDKTW, encoded by the coding sequence ATGATCGATACAATTATTTTTGATTTTGGGAATGTCTTTATCAATTTGAGCCAGGAAGCCCCTTTTGACCATATGCGAAAAATAGGATTAGCATGTTGGAATGAAGATTTAGACAGTCTGAACAAGCGTTACGAAAAAGGAAAAATTGATGAATTCCAATTTTTTACCGAGTTTCAGCGATATATCCCAAATAAAGAGCTTGACGAAATACGGGAAGCATGGAATGCCATATTACTGGACTTTCCCTTATACCGTTTGGAGTTTTTACAACGTTTATCAAAAAAATACCGCTTATTCCTGTTAAGCAATACCGACAAAACACATATTGAAAAATTTGAGCATAAAGTAGGCATGACATTTTGCCGCGAATTCTATCAGTGTTTTGAAAAAGTATATTTCTCATACGAAATAGGCTTACGAAAACCAGATCCGGAAGTTTTCAATTACATTATCAACCGACACGATTTAAATCCGAAGAAAACTCTTTTTGTAGACGACAATAAACACCACACTGAAGTCGCTGCCAATCTGGGCTTGCATGTGTGGAACCTTCAGGTAGGTCAAGAAGACGTAGTGGATTTGTTTGATAAAACCTGGTAA
- a CDS encoding acyl-CoA thioesterase — protein MKIHQFQVRVRYAETDQMGVVYHGNYAQYFEMGRVEWLRNLGVSYKWMEENGVMLPVVSLSMNYKKPARYDDLLTVKTIFKKQTSVKIEFDYEIYNETGELLTIGNSVLVFVDMKTGRPVFPPKYITERLVDFVEN, from the coding sequence ATGAAAATACATCAATTTCAAGTGCGTGTGCGGTATGCAGAAACTGACCAGATGGGGGTAGTATATCACGGAAATTATGCGCAATATTTTGAGATGGGACGCGTGGAATGGCTCAGAAACCTTGGGGTTTCGTATAAATGGATGGAGGAGAACGGGGTTATGCTTCCGGTGGTTTCTCTTTCGATGAACTACAAAAAACCGGCTCGTTATGATGACTTGCTGACAGTCAAGACAATCTTTAAAAAACAGACCTCTGTTAAGATAGAATTTGACTACGAAATTTACAATGAAACGGGTGAGTTATTAACAATTGGAAACTCAGTTTTGGTGTTCGTTGATATGAAAACAGGTCGTCCGGTTTTTCCTCCAAAATACATTACGGAAAGATTGGTTGATTTTGTGGAAAACTAA
- a CDS encoding IMPACT family protein, with protein METDSYKTLATASEEVLYKEKNSKFFGYAYPVSSEEEVKTIIEDLKKQHYSARHWCYAFQLGTTKIQYRANDDGEPNNSAGMPIYGQIQSFGVTNVLVVVVRYFGGVKLGVGGLISAYKTAAQMALEVSAIIEKTIDIHYLIRFDYKNMNKVMRIIKEKNLDIVSQKMEMSCEIEISTRKKNAETTFDIFSNLFEVEILEKE; from the coding sequence TTGGAAACCGATTCGTACAAAACTCTCGCCACTGCTTCAGAAGAAGTACTTTACAAAGAAAAAAACAGTAAGTTTTTTGGGTATGCATATCCTGTTAGCTCCGAAGAAGAGGTCAAAACCATTATCGAAGACTTAAAAAAGCAGCATTATTCAGCCCGACACTGGTGTTATGCCTTCCAATTGGGCACAACCAAAATCCAATACCGCGCCAATGATGACGGAGAACCCAATAATTCAGCCGGGATGCCTATTTACGGACAAATCCAGTCTTTTGGAGTCACTAATGTATTAGTCGTTGTGGTACGTTATTTTGGCGGAGTCAAATTAGGTGTCGGAGGATTAATTTCAGCATACAAAACAGCGGCACAGATGGCGTTAGAAGTTTCTGCCATCATAGAAAAAACCATAGACATCCACTACCTTATCAGGTTCGACTACAAAAACATGAACAAGGTAATGCGAATCATCAAAGAAAAAAATCTCGACATCGTTTCACAGAAAATGGAAATGAGCTGCGAAATTGAGATTTCAACCCGTAAAAAAAATGCCGAAACAACTTTCGACATTTTTTCTAATTTATTCGAAGTGGAGATTCTTGAAAAAGAATAA